AGGTTATTAAAGCAACCCTGGCCCGTTATGGCCTTGGTTATGAAGATGGTGGCTTGCAGTATAAAACCAATATCATCACAGGTGAGGTCGTGTTGGTAGATCCTGCCGAAATCACGGTGGTAGATCCCGTATTATTTAAAGCTTTTTACACAAGCTTACCCTTGCGTGTGTTGACTCGTGATGAAAACCCTAACGAAAGAGAAGCGCGCGAATCTAGAGAAAATCCTGAACTTGAAGATTACAATCCAGGTGGCGACTAACAACACCGTGGCCTGGTAAATTTGTGTTCCATTTCTTTTGCCCAAGCTTGACCTGTTAATTTATTATTTTCTTCCTTCACATAATAAGAAACCCCAACAGGCGTGCTGGTATAAAAAAAATAAGCGGGTGATTCTTTTAAATGAAGCGGTTCTTTTCCCAACTTCATTTTTATCCATTTGCTAAAACAGGCTAATAAAATCATGGTCACTAAAGCCAGAAACACTCCATCAACTACAGCATTAAGCTTCATATTAAAAATAATCTGAGACGTAGCGGCAATTTTATCGGCGGGAATTAAATTTTGAGCCAGTTGTCCTTCCATAAAATGAGCTTGGGCTAAAAAGCCCAGTTTAGGATCGGCTGAAAATATTTTTGTTAATCCTGCTGTGTACGTTACACTCACGAGCCACAACAGAGGGGCGAGAGTAACCAAAATATAGCGGCTCTTATTCATCTTAATTAAAATTGTGGTGGCCAGACAAAGCGCAATTACCGAGAGTAACTGATTAGCAATACCAAACAGTGGCCATAACGAATTAATACCGCCATTGGGGTCAATCACGCCGTTGTATAAAAAATAACCCCAGCCACACACAAACAATAAACTTGCCGCAATATTGGGGCCGTATGCGTTGATATTACCCAAAGGTTGATAAATATGACCAAGGAGGGCTTGTAATAAAAAACGGCCCACACGCGTGCCGGCATCAATGGTTGTTAAAATAAAAAGAGCCTCAAACATGATGGCAAAGTGGTACCAAAGGGCCATTAACTTTTCGCCTCCTAATACCTGAGAAAAAATATGCGCCATCCCTACGGCTAAAGTGGGGGCGCCCCCTGTACGTCCAAAGAGAGTTGTTTCGCCTATATTGGCTGCAAGACTTGTCATTTGTTCAACAGTCACTGGAAATCCCCAACCGCTAATGGTTTGAACTGTAGTTTGGGCAACGCCACCAAAAGCAGCAGGAGGGGTGTTGATGGCAAAATAAACACCGGGGTCAAGCGTGGTGGCGGCAATTAAGGCCATGATGGCCACACACGATTCTAAAATCATGCTTCCATAACCCACCATACGCGCATGACTTTCGCGGGTAATCAGTTTTGGTGTAGTGCCACTGGCAATCAGTGAATGAAAACCGCTGATGGCACCGCAGGCTATGGTGATAAAACAAAACGGAAAGATTTTGCCGGCAAAAATAGGGCCTGTTCCATCAATAAAACGGCTTAATGCGGGCATATGCACTTCGGGCATCACAATGAGAATACCAATGGCTAAAGCGCCAATCGTTCCCAATTTCATAAAAGTAGAAAGATAATCGCGGGGAGCTAAGAGGAGCCAAACCGGAAGAATAGAGGCGAGGATACCATATATTATAATGCCCCAGGCTAAAGTTGGGCCATCAAAAGTTAAAATTTTTGAGAGTGCAGGAATTTCGTGAAAAAATTTTCCTCCCCACACGGATGCTAGCAATAAAACAATGCCAATAAGGGTCACTTCGCTTACTTTGCCAATACGGATAAAACGCATGTAGCATCCCATAAACATGGCAATGGGGATGGTTGCCAAAATAGTAAAAGTTCCCCAAGGGCTATGAGCTAAAGCTTTGACGACCACAAGTCCTAAAACAGCAATAAGAATAATCATGATGGAGACAATAGCGATAAGGGCAATAATACCGGCAAAGCCGCTGATTTCTTCTTTTACCATTTCACCCAAACTTTTTCCGTTACGGCGCATGGATGAAAATAGGATGAAGAAATCTTGAACCGCTCCGCCTAACACAACACCAATAAGAATCCACAAAGTGCCGGGCAAGTAACCAAATTGAGCAGCCAAAACAGGGCCCACCAAAGGACCCGGGCCGCTGATGGCGGCAAAGTGATGGCCAAATACAATCCATTTATTAGTTTTCACAAAATCGCGGCCGTCTTCATGAACCTCGCAGGGTGTTTTGCGGTTGTCGTTTAAGACGGCGATCTTGGTGGCAATCCATTTGGAATAAAAGCGATAGCCAATGGTGTAGGTGCAGAGGGCAGAGAGGAGTATCCAAACGGCATTGAGTGATTCGCCACGGTGAAGGGCAATGGTGGTGTAGGCAAAGGCGCCTATAATAGAGAGCGCGATCCAGGGGAGGGTGTGGAAGATTTTTTTAAGCATGGGGAGAAGATAGTGAAAAATATTGA
This sequence is a window from bacterium. Protein-coding genes within it:
- a CDS encoding carbon starvation protein A, producing MLKKIFHTLPWIALSIIGAFAYTTIALHRGESLNAVWILLSALCTYTIGYRFYSKWIATKIAVLNDNRKTPCEVHEDGRDFVKTNKWIVFGHHFAAISGPGPLVGPVLAAQFGYLPGTLWILIGVVLGGAVQDFFILFSSMRRNGKSLGEMVKEEISGFAGIIALIAIVSIMIILIAVLGLVVVKALAHSPWGTFTILATIPIAMFMGCYMRFIRIGKVSEVTLIGIVLLLASVWGGKFFHEIPALSKILTFDGPTLAWGIIIYGILASILPVWLLLAPRDYLSTFMKLGTIGALAIGILIVMPEVHMPALSRFIDGTGPIFAGKIFPFCFITIACGAISGFHSLIASGTTPKLITRESHARMVGYGSMILESCVAIMALIAATTLDPGVYFAINTPPAAFGGVAQTTVQTISGWGFPVTVEQMTSLAANIGETTLFGRTGGAPTLAVGMAHIFSQVLGGEKLMALWYHFAIMFEALFILTTIDAGTRVGRFLLQALLGHIYQPLGNINAYGPNIAASLLFVCGWGYFLYNGVIDPNGGINSLWPLFGIANQLLSVIALCLATTILIKMNKSRYILVTLAPLLWLVSVTYTAGLTKIFSADPKLGFLAQAHFMEGQLAQNLIPADKIAATSQIIFNMKLNAVVDGVFLALVTMILLACFSKWIKMKLGKEPLHLKESPAYFFYTSTPVGVSYYVKEENNKLTGQAWAKEMEHKFTRPRCC